CCACGTTGCTGTGCAGGATCACCGCCAGCGGCTCCCCCGTCACCTTCGCATAGCCATGCGCGATCGCCACCGCGTGCTCCTCGTGCAGGCACAGGAGCATCTGCGGATCGTGGTTGCCCAGGTGGTTCACCAGGCTGTCATGCAGCCCCCTGAAGCTCGATCCCGGATTGAGCGCCACATATTTCACGCCAAGGCCGCGCAGAACCTCCGCAAAGATATCGCTCCCCCAGACCCCGTTGCCCTCCGACGGGACAGGCGTTTCAACGCGCGTTGGTTTCTGTTCGCTCATCATGTTACTCCATGTTCTGTTTCGCGTTTGTGGTTCAGTGTGCGCCGAGCAGGCGGCCGAAGCCTTGCGGCCGGTCCGGAATACCCGCCTTGCGCAGCATGTGCCAGGCCATGACCTGATTGCTCGTGATCACGGGCTTTCCGAGCACGGCCTCGAGCCGTTCGACGACGGGAAGCGACCGGATCGCGGTGCAGCTGATGAAATAGGCATCCGCCTCCGTGCTCCGGTGCGCGCGCGTCATGTCGTGCCAGCGCTCCGGATCGACCCGCGCCATCTCGTCGGTGGTGTTCAGGCCGGCGCCGAAGGCATCCGTCACGGCGATGCCGTGCCGGTTCAGGAAGGCGACCTCGCTCGCGACGATATGATCGAGATAGGGCGTCACCAGAACGATCCGGCGCGCGCCGAGCGCGGCGAGCGCGGCGACGGCCGCTTCCGACGTGGCCACGACCTCCCGGCCCGAGGCCTGTCGCGCCCGTGCGAGGATGTCGGCCTCGGCATCCGCATCCGCCATCGACACGGCGGTGCAGTGGAAGCCGATCAGGTCGGGCCGGACATCGGCGACGAGCGAGGCCGCGCCCTCGATATCCTGCGTCATCGCCGCAAGCTCCTCGGGCGAGCTTCCGGTCAGCCGCAGCCGCGTGACATGCAGCGAAATATCGGCGGGCACCATCGCGGCGAGCTCGCCCTCCGCGACGCTGTTGCCCGAAGGCATGAGGATGCCGAAACGCGCGCGCGTGCCGAACCGGATCGTGCCGGCCCGTCCGGCGGGCGCGCTGTCGGTGGTGGTCTGCTGTGGGGTCGGTCTGGCCATCTGTCCTTCCAGTTGAGTTGGGCCGTTCAGCACGGCGGACGCGCGCCGGCACAAGCGGGCGCGCGTCATGTCCGGAAACCGTCGCGCCGGTCGGGCGCGGGCCGTCCGGATCGCCGGGTCAACGCTCGAGCTTCGAGAAGATCTCCTGTTCAAGCAGCGCGGTAAAGCCCTCCACATCGCCCTCGACGCCCTGCACGAGACCGTTCCAGCGCTCGAGCGTGTCGATATGCTGCTGGACGATCTCCTGCGCGTTCTCCGATCCGCCGAGCTGGACGATATCGTTCGCCACCGCCTCGAGCTCATGGGCGCGGAACTCCTCCATCGCCGCGTTATAGGCCTCGTCGGGTTGCCAGAAGACGATGCCCTTCTCCTCGCCTGCCGCGCGGGCGGAGGCTTCCTGGTCGGCATAGGTCTTGCTGATCTGGGCGATACGTCCGGGGATCGCGGCGAGAAGCGCCTCCCGGTTGGCCTCGTCGAGCCCGTCGACCGTGTCGCGGTTGAAGATGAACTCGCCGAGGCCGTGATAGCTCCCGATCGGCTGATCGACGATGCCGCGCACGGAATCGATCAGGCCCAGCGTGTCGAGCCAGGCAAGGTTGCCCACGGCGCAATCGACCTGCCCCTGCTGGAGCGCGGGTCCGACCTCGCTCGCCGGCAGCGCCACCGGCACGGCGCCGAGCGCGTTGACGAGCCGCACGGCGAAGCCGCCTGTCACCCGGACCTTCTTGCCGGACAGGTCGGCGAATTCGTCGATCGGCCGGGCGCACATCATGTACCAGGGCGAGGCGGCGTGACCGCCCAGCCAGACCGCGTTCTGCCGCTCGAGATCGGCGATGCACTCCTCGCAGTTCAGCATCATCGTCTCGTTCGTCGCCCCGGCCGCGGCCCAGAAGTTGTCCGCGAAGGGCAGCAGCTCCGGCAGCATGGCAACATGCGGGATCTCGCTCGAGTTCAGCGTCGGGACGATGAAGCCGCCGTCGACGAGGCGGTCGCGGATGCCCCCGAGCGTGGCCTGGCCGCCGAGCATCTGCCCGCCGACGAAGACCTGGGTCTCGAGCCCGCCGTCGGTCTCCTCCGCGAGCCCGTCGAAGAAGGCCTGGGCTTCCGTCGCCTCGATGGCAAGCGGCGGCATGAAGGTGTTGTACCTGAGATTGTCGGCGCCGGCCGCGGTTGCCGCCCCGGCGACCGCGGTTCCGATCAACAGTCCGAACCATTTTTGCATGTGCGTTTCCTCCCTTTTTTGAGCCGGGCGAACCGGCCGTTTCACAGACCCATGACCCTCGGTAAGAACAGTGTAATGCCGGGAAATGCGATCAGCAGTCCGATCACCAACAGATCCACCACGAGGAACCACAGGACGCCCTTGAAGATCGTCGTGAGCGGGACGTCCGAGCCGACGAGCGACTTCACGGCGAAGACGTTGAGCCCGACGGGCGGCGACATGAGGCCGATCTCGACGAATTTCACGATCAGCACCCCCATCAGCGTCAGGTCGAGCCCGACCGTCTTGAACATCGGCAGCATGATCGGAAGCGTCAGGAACAACAGCCCCAGCGGATCGAGGAACATCCCGAGCACGAGATAGCAGGCCCCCGCCAGCAGGATCACGCCCAGCGGCGAGACATCCGCGTCGGTGATGAGCTGCGCCAGGAACATCGGCAGGCCGGAGAAGGCGAGGAACCGCGTCAAAAGCACCGCGCCGAGCACGATGAAGAACAGCGTGGCCGTTCCGACGAGCGCGTCCCAGAAGCTCTCCTTCACCACCTTCCAGGACAGGGTCCGGTTCGCG
The nucleotide sequence above comes from Celeribacter indicus. Encoded proteins:
- a CDS encoding maleate cis-trans isomerase family protein; the protein is MARPTPQQTTTDSAPAGRAGTIRFGTRARFGILMPSGNSVAEGELAAMVPADISLHVTRLRLTGSSPEELAAMTQDIEGAASLVADVRPDLIGFHCTAVSMADADAEADILARARQASGREVVATSEAAVAALAALGARRIVLVTPYLDHIVASEVAFLNRHGIAVTDAFGAGLNTTDEMARVDPERWHDMTRAHRSTEADAYFISCTAIRSLPVVERLEAVLGKPVITSNQVMAWHMLRKAGIPDRPQGFGRLLGAH
- a CDS encoding C4-dicarboxylate TRAP transporter substrate-binding protein — protein: MQKWFGLLIGTAVAGAATAAGADNLRYNTFMPPLAIEATEAQAFFDGLAEETDGGLETQVFVGGQMLGGQATLGGIRDRLVDGGFIVPTLNSSEIPHVAMLPELLPFADNFWAAAGATNETMMLNCEECIADLERQNAVWLGGHAASPWYMMCARPIDEFADLSGKKVRVTGGFAVRLVNALGAVPVALPASEVGPALQQGQVDCAVGNLAWLDTLGLIDSVRGIVDQPIGSYHGLGEFIFNRDTVDGLDEANREALLAAIPGRIAQISKTYADQEASARAAGEEKGIVFWQPDEAYNAAMEEFRAHELEAVANDIVQLGGSENAQEIVQQHIDTLERWNGLVQGVEGDVEGFTALLEQEIFSKLER